The following proteins come from a genomic window of Palaemon carinicauda isolate YSFRI2023 unplaced genomic scaffold, ASM3689809v2 scaffold278, whole genome shotgun sequence:
- the LOC137636348 gene encoding uncharacterized protein, with the protein MSNGTQRFNHMLVHCSYVLEKLVGSLSSFRPDLKKVIHVTLGRIIVCLQSTSVYPEVKVILENIIYHLLDICSQHSYNHLVVTLPSTSGTLLKHLHKNYENFYRYHSRQTNKH; encoded by the exons ATGTCCAATGGCACTCAAAGGTTTAATCAT ATGCTAGTTCACTGCAGTTATGTGCTGGAAAAGCTAGTTGGATCCTTATCATCTTTTAGGCCGGACTTGAAAAAAGTGATCCACGTGACTTTGGGTAGAATAATTGTATGTCTGCAGAGTACATCAGTTTACCCAGAAGTAAAG GTAATACTGGAGAATATCATCTACCATTTGCTGGATATATGCAGTCAACACAGTTATAACCATCTTGTGGTAACCCTTCCCTCTACTAGTGGGACATTGCTTAAGCATCTCCACAAGAATTATGAAAACTTTTACAGATATCACTCCCGTCAAACTAATAAGCACTAA